From the Deltaproteobacteria bacterium genome, one window contains:
- a CDS encoding DJ-1/PfpI family protein translates to DDVVNAGAKYVDHEVVRDGNLITSRTPDDLPAFCREIIAALK, encoded by the coding sequence GACGACGTAGTCAACGCCGGCGCCAAATATGTGGACCATGAAGTGGTGCGGGACGGCAACCTGATCACCTCGCGAACTCCGGATGATCTCCCCGCCTTCTGCCGCGAGATTATTGCAGCGCTGAAGTAA